AGCGGGGCCTCCCCGGAAGACGAGGGCCTCTACGTGCTGCATCACCAGCACTGGGTCGAGGAAATGCTGCGCGCCATCGACAAGGAACGCAGCCGGTTTATTCCGACAGAGCCCGCCGCCCAGCCCGTATAAGGCCTGCACGAATCGAGAAGGGGAGAACAGACATGAGCATCAGCTATCACGACATCCAGGCGTTCCTATACCGCGAAGCGCGCCTGCTCGACGACCGCCAGTGGGACGCTTGGCTCGAGTGCTACCACCAGGACGCCGAGTTCTGGATGCCGGCCTGGGATGATGACGATCAGTTGACCCGGGACCCGCAAGCCGAGATTTCACTAATCTATTACCCGAACCGAGAGGGGCTAGAGGACCGGGTCTATCGGATCAAGACCGAGCGTAGCGGGGCGAGCACTCCCGAGCCCCGCACTACCCATCAAGTCACCAATCTCGAGGTGCTCAAGGAGCATGGCGACACGGTGGAGTTGCGCTTCAACTGGCACACCTTGAGCCACCGCTACAAGAAGACCGACAGCTACTTCGGCAGTGCCTTCTACACCTTGGATGTGTCGGGGGAGGCGCCGCTGATCACCCGAAAAGTCGTGCAACTCAACAACGACTACATCCATCAGGTCATCGACGTTTATCACGTCTGAACGGGTCACGCAGACCCGGTGTGGGAGGAGATTCGACCATGAGCTACACCATTGCACTCAACTTCGAAGACGGCGTCACCCGCTTCATCGGCTGCAAGGCAGGGGAGACGGTCCTCGATGCGGCTTATCGCCAGAAGGTCAACCTGCCTATGGACTGCTCCGACGGCGTATGTGGCACCTGCAAGGGCCACTGCGAGCAGGGCGAGTTCGACATGGGGGACGAGTACCTCGATGACGCGCTCTCTGACGAGGAGGCCGCCGAAGGCCAGGTGCTGACCTGCCAAATGGTGCCATCTTCGGACTGCGTCATACAGGTGCCGGTGGCCTCCAGTCTATGCAAGACCCAGGTTGGCAAGATCGACGGGACTCTGGCCGTGGTC
Above is a window of Halomonas sp. I5-271120 DNA encoding:
- the benB gene encoding benzoate 1,2-dioxygenase small subunit, with translation MSISYHDIQAFLYREARLLDDRQWDAWLECYHQDAEFWMPAWDDDDQLTRDPQAEISLIYYPNREGLEDRVYRIKTERSGASTPEPRTTHQVTNLEVLKEHGDTVELRFNWHTLSHRYKKTDSYFGSAFYTLDVSGEAPLITRKVVQLNNDYIHQVIDVYHV